One Oncorhynchus masou masou isolate Uvic2021 chromosome 27, UVic_Omas_1.1, whole genome shotgun sequence genomic window carries:
- the LOC135515511 gene encoding RING finger protein 223-like gives MAEPPEPVLFQGHPVSAATPSLGESTDVECPICYQEYNQSSKCPRMLECLHVFCTECLQRIQLSPYPTDPSNPQSPPSPAISCPLCRHPTTLETGDPLTLPCNSRILAQLPPMAFRMPTSVATRLATVTQSVVLSLEASRDPRFIILPTVSLRVEQMHPSDRPHSRGGRLVDEVEVLQHHRRTLVCVQLLAVVFWVLFGVTCIVAVVFGPSFFCK, from the coding sequence ATGGCTGAGCCCCCGGAACCAGTGCTCTTCCAGGGGCACCCAGTCTCAGCAGCCACCCCCAGCCTGGGGGAGTCCACAGATGTGGAGTGTCCCATCTGCTACCAGGAGTACAACCAGAGCAGCAAGTGTCCTCGCATGCTGGAGTGCCTCCATGTCTTTTGCACCGAGTGCCTCCAGAGGATCCAGTTGTCCCCGTATCCAACTGACCCCTCGAACCCCCAGAGCCCTCCCAGTCCTGCCATCTCCTGCCCCCTTTGCCGCCACCCCACCACGCTGGAGACAGGTGACCCCCTCACCTTGCCCTGCAACTCCCGCATCCTGGCCCAGCTGCCGCCCATGGCCTTCCGCATGCCCACATCGGTGGCCACCCGACTGGCCACAGTCACTCAGAGTGTGGTCCTCTCCCTGGAGGCCAGCAGGGATCCTCGCTTCATCATCCTGCCCACAGTGAGCCTCCGGGTGGAGCAGATGCACCCCAGCGATAGGCCCCACAGCAGAGGTGGAAGATTGGTTGATGAGGTGGAGGTGCTGCAGCACCACAGGAGGACCCTGGTATGTGTGCAGCTGCTAGCCGTGGTCTTCTGGGTGTTGTTTGGGGTGACCTGCATAGTGGCGGTAGTGTTCGGGCCAAGCTTCTTCTGCAAATGA